In Dysgonomonadaceae bacterium zrk40, one genomic interval encodes:
- a CDS encoding DUF134 domain-containing protein, whose translation MEHPPLMQGFKPFGIPRKMLRSVTLLFEEYEAIRLLDYKGMTQEQAAVVMNVSRPTLTRIYEKARQTIAKAMVEGKMINIEGGNVQFDKEWYRCRRCFKLVGGLENHHHCNDCDFPDSDELIPIQTDQK comes from the coding sequence ATGGAACATCCTCCGTTGATGCAGGGTTTTAAACCCTTCGGCATTCCCCGGAAGATGCTCCGATCGGTCACACTGCTTTTTGAAGAGTATGAAGCCATCAGGCTGCTTGACTACAAAGGCATGACCCAGGAGCAGGCTGCCGTGGTTATGAATGTCTCCAGACCCACCCTCACGCGCATCTATGAGAAGGCACGACAGACCATTGCCAAGGCGATGGTGGAGGGTAAGATGATTAACATTGAAGGGGGGAATGTACAGTTCGATAAAGAGTGGTACCGCTGCCGGCGCTGTTTTAAGTTGGTTGGTGGACTCGAAAACCACCACCATTGCAACGACTGTGATTTCCCGGACA
- a CDS encoding flavodoxin yields the protein MNKIAILYGSSGGNAESVARQVQDLFEGEADLYNVREVTLDEIRDYPYYIIGTSTTGIGDLQDDWEGFLPSFIRLDLSGKKVAIFALGDSASYSSSFAESMKVVYDEIADRTTIVGQMPDEGYTYDDSMAVIDGMFVGLPIDEDNEYDMTGERLAAWVEKLKNEFV from the coding sequence ATGAATAAAATAGCCATACTTTACGGCAGCTCGGGTGGAAACGCTGAATCGGTTGCCAGGCAGGTACAGGATCTCTTTGAAGGAGAGGCCGACCTCTACAACGTACGTGAGGTGACCCTGGATGAGATCAGGGATTATCCCTACTATATCATCGGGACCTCTACTACCGGCATCGGTGACCTGCAGGATGACTGGGAAGGTTTTCTTCCATCGTTTATCAGGCTGGATCTCTCCGGCAAGAAGGTCGCCATCTTCGCACTGGGCGACAGTGCCTCCTACTCTTCCAGCTTCGCCGAATCGATGAAGGTGGTTTACGATGAGATCGCCGATAGAACCACTATCGTGGGGCAGATGCCTGATGAAGGCTATACCTACGATGACTCGATGGCGGTAATCGACGGGATGTTCGTGGGGTTGCCCATTGACGAGGATAACGAGTATGACATGACAGGAGAACGGTTGGCCGCCTGGGTAGAAAAACTGAAAAACGAGTTTGTATAG